From Ancylobacter pratisalsi, one genomic window encodes:
- a CDS encoding formate dehydrogenase subunit delta, whose product MSANTMERLVYMANQIGKFFEPQGHEKALKGVAKHVKDFWDPRMRARMEDHLATGGEGLAPVVFEALKTLPPVSRDTIPAPKPTLNPPGPTAVHH is encoded by the coding sequence ATGTCGGCTAATACGATGGAACGGCTCGTCTATATGGCGAACCAGATCGGCAAGTTCTTTGAGCCGCAGGGTCATGAGAAGGCCCTGAAGGGCGTCGCCAAGCACGTCAAGGACTTCTGGGATCCGCGGATGCGGGCCCGCATGGAGGACCATCTGGCCACCGGTGGCGAGGGGCTGGCGCCGGTCGTTTTCGAGGCGCTGAAGACGCTTCCGCCGGTGAGCCGCGACACCATTCCCGCACCGAAGCCGACGCTTAACCCGCCGGGGCCCACGGCCGTCCATCACTGA
- the fdhD gene encoding formate dehydrogenase accessory sulfurtransferase FdhD, which produces MIAPVVRVPRLACKSGEVRPGERAIPEETPVAIVHNGSTYAVMMATPADLEDFGYGFSLTEGVIGALSEVDSIETLEFDAGVEVRLWLNETRASQMVARRRQIAGPTGCGLCGVESLELAVKPARAVPEGRRFSVSDIAQAIASLPPAQRLNHETRAVHAAAFWNPADGLVAVREDVGRHNALDKLVGHLTRTGEDAAGGMVLLTSRVSIEMVQKTAMLGAAVLVAVSAPTALAVRTAEAAGITLAAIARDDGFEVFTHPHRIEFGGAERELIAHVG; this is translated from the coding sequence ATGATTGCGCCGGTCGTCCGGGTTCCGCGTCTCGCCTGCAAGTCGGGTGAGGTGCGTCCGGGCGAGCGTGCGATCCCCGAGGAAACGCCGGTCGCCATCGTCCATAACGGCTCCACCTATGCCGTGATGATGGCGACTCCCGCGGATCTTGAGGATTTCGGCTATGGCTTCAGCCTGACCGAAGGCGTGATCGGGGCTCTTTCCGAGGTCGATTCCATCGAGACACTGGAGTTTGACGCGGGGGTCGAGGTTCGCCTTTGGCTCAACGAGACCCGCGCCAGCCAGATGGTCGCGCGCCGCCGTCAGATTGCGGGGCCCACGGGTTGCGGTTTGTGCGGTGTCGAGAGTCTTGAACTGGCGGTGAAGCCGGCGAGGGCGGTGCCGGAGGGGCGGCGTTTCTCGGTATCCGACATTGCCCAGGCCATAGCGTCCCTGCCACCCGCCCAGCGGCTGAACCATGAGACGCGAGCCGTTCATGCGGCCGCCTTCTGGAACCCGGCGGACGGGCTGGTGGCGGTGCGCGAGGATGTTGGCCGGCACAATGCGCTCGACAAGCTTGTCGGGCACCTCACCCGCACGGGGGAGGATGCGGCTGGGGGCATGGTGCTGCTGACCAGTCGGGTGTCGATTGAAATGGTGCAGAAGACCGCGATGCTCGGCGCTGCTGTGCTTGTGGCGGTTTCGGCGCCCACCGCTCTCGCCGTTCGCACGGCTGAGGCGGCGGGCATCACGCTGGCGGCGATTGCCCGCGACGACGGATTTGAAGTGTTCACGCATCCCCATCGCATAGAGTTCGGCGGGGCAGAGAGGGAGTTGATCGCCCATGTCGGCTAA
- the fdhF gene encoding formate dehydrogenase subunit alpha, producing MSLVHEIDYGTPAPKTEKMVTLTIDGMEVSVREGTSIMRAAMEMGTQIPKLCATDSIEAFGSCRLCLVEIEGRNGTPASCTTPVAPGMKVHTQTTRLAQLRKGVMELYISDHPLDCLTCAANGDCELQDMAGAVGLREVRYGMEGANHFAPSSELTMPKDESNPYFTYDPAKCIVCNRCVRACEEVQGTFALTISGRGFDSRVSPGQSEAFLTSECVSCGACVQACPTATLSEKRLIEIGTPEHSVVTTCAYCGVGCTFKAEMRGEEVVRMVPWKDGKANRGHSCVKGRFAWGYATHQDRIMNPMIREKVTDPWREVTWEEAIAHTASELKRIQDTYGRKSVGGITSSRCTNEEAYLVQKIIRAGFGTNNVDTCARVCHSPTGYGLNQAFGTSAGTQDFDSVEDTDVILIIGANPTDGHPVFGSRMKKRLREGAKLIVVDPRRIDLVRSAHIEADYHLPLQPGTNVAIVTALAHVVVTEGLVNEEYVRQFCDWDEFQDWAEFVADKRHSPEEVEKLSGVPAALIRGAARLYATGGNAAIYYGLGVTEHSQGSTTVMAIANLAMATGNIGRRGVGVNPLRGQNNVQGSCDMGSFPHELPGYRHISDDATRATFEAMWGRPLDAEPGLRIPNMLDAAVDGTFKAIYIQGEDILQSDPDTHHVASGLAAMELVIVQDLFLNETANYAHVFLPGCTFLEKDGTFTNAERRIQLVRKVMAPKNGYGDWEVTQMLAQAIGLDWNYTHPSQIMDEIAALTPTFAGVSFKKLDEMGSVQWPCNDANPEGMPIMHINGFARGKGKFVVTEYVPTDERTGGRFPLLLTTGRILSHYNVGAQTRRTANVAWHPEDVLEIHPHDAEQRGVRDGDWVRIDSRAGSTTLRTQITDRVAPGVVYTTFHHPGTQANVVTTDFSDWATNCPEFKVTAVQISRSNGPSEWQEDYDAFARQSRRIAVAAE from the coding sequence ATGTCCCTCGTCCATGAGATCGATTACGGTACGCCCGCTCCCAAGACGGAGAAGATGGTGACCCTCACCATCGATGGTATGGAAGTGTCGGTGCGCGAAGGCACATCGATCATGCGCGCCGCGATGGAGATGGGGACGCAGATCCCCAAGCTCTGCGCCACCGACTCGATCGAGGCGTTCGGCTCCTGCCGTCTCTGTCTCGTCGAGATCGAAGGCCGCAACGGCACGCCTGCCTCCTGCACCACCCCGGTCGCGCCGGGCATGAAGGTGCACACCCAGACCACCCGTCTCGCCCAGCTTCGCAAGGGTGTGATGGAGCTGTACATTTCCGACCATCCGCTGGACTGCCTGACCTGCGCCGCCAATGGCGACTGCGAATTGCAGGACATGGCCGGCGCTGTCGGCCTGCGCGAAGTGCGCTACGGAATGGAAGGTGCGAACCATTTCGCTCCCTCCTCCGAGCTCACCATGCCGAAGGACGAGTCCAACCCCTACTTCACCTACGACCCCGCCAAGTGCATCGTTTGCAATCGCTGCGTGCGTGCCTGTGAAGAGGTGCAGGGTACTTTCGCCCTGACGATCTCCGGCCGCGGCTTCGATTCGCGCGTGTCGCCGGGCCAGTCGGAAGCCTTCCTCACCTCCGAGTGTGTGTCGTGCGGCGCCTGCGTGCAGGCCTGCCCCACTGCGACCCTGTCCGAGAAGCGTCTGATCGAGATCGGCACGCCCGAGCATTCGGTCGTCACCACCTGTGCCTATTGCGGCGTCGGCTGTACCTTCAAGGCGGAGATGCGTGGCGAGGAAGTCGTGCGCATGGTGCCGTGGAAGGACGGCAAGGCCAATCGCGGCCATTCCTGCGTGAAGGGCCGATTCGCCTGGGGCTATGCGACCCACCAGGATCGCATCATGAACCCGATGATTCGCGAGAAGGTCACCGACCCGTGGCGTGAAGTCACCTGGGAAGAGGCCATCGCGCACACGGCGTCCGAGCTGAAGCGCATTCAGGACACCTATGGCCGCAAGTCGGTCGGCGGCATCACCTCCTCGCGCTGCACCAACGAGGAAGCCTATCTCGTCCAGAAGATCATCCGCGCGGGCTTCGGCACCAACAATGTCGACACCTGCGCCCGCGTCTGCCATTCGCCGACCGGCTACGGCCTCAACCAGGCCTTTGGTACCTCGGCGGGCACGCAGGATTTCGATTCGGTCGAGGATACGGACGTCATCCTGATCATCGGTGCCAACCCGACCGACGGACATCCGGTGTTCGGTTCGCGCATGAAGAAGCGTCTGCGCGAGGGCGCGAAGCTGATCGTGGTCGATCCGCGCCGCATCGATCTCGTGCGTTCGGCGCATATCGAGGCGGACTACCACCTGCCGCTGCAGCCGGGCACCAACGTCGCCATCGTCACCGCGCTGGCCCATGTCGTGGTCACCGAAGGCCTGGTGAATGAGGAATATGTCCGCCAGTTCTGCGACTGGGACGAGTTCCAGGACTGGGCCGAGTTCGTGGCTGACAAGCGTCATTCGCCCGAAGAGGTCGAGAAGCTGTCCGGCGTTCCGGCCGCTCTCATCCGTGGCGCGGCCCGGCTGTACGCTACCGGTGGCAATGCGGCGATCTATTACGGCCTTGGCGTCACCGAGCACTCGCAGGGCTCGACCACGGTCATGGCCATCGCCAACCTCGCCATGGCGACCGGCAATATCGGTCGTCGCGGCGTCGGCGTGAACCCGCTGCGCGGTCAGAACAACGTCCAGGGTTCGTGCGACATGGGCTCGTTCCCGCACGAGCTTCCCGGCTATCGCCATATCTCCGACGATGCCACCCGCGCCACTTTCGAGGCGATGTGGGGACGTCCGCTGGATGCCGAGCCCGGCCTTCGTATTCCGAATATGCTGGATGCGGCCGTCGACGGTACGTTCAAGGCGATCTACATCCAGGGCGAGGACATTCTGCAGTCCGACCCGGACACGCACCATGTGGCCTCCGGCCTGGCGGCGATGGAGCTGGTGATCGTGCAGGACCTGTTCCTGAACGAGACCGCCAACTACGCCCATGTCTTCCTGCCGGGCTGCACCTTCCTCGAGAAGGACGGCACCTTCACCAACGCGGAACGGCGCATTCAGCTGGTGCGCAAGGTGATGGCGCCCAAGAACGGCTATGGCGACTGGGAAGTGACCCAGATGCTGGCGCAGGCGATCGGGTTGGATTGGAACTACACCCATCCGTCCCAGATCATGGACGAGATCGCAGCCCTGACGCCGACCTTTGCCGGTGTGTCGTTCAAGAAGCTCGATGAGATGGGTTCGGTGCAGTGGCCCTGCAACGACGCCAATCCCGAGGGCATGCCGATCATGCACATCAACGGGTTCGCGCGCGGCAAGGGCAAGTTCGTCGTCACCGAATACGTGCCGACCGACGAGCGTACCGGCGGGCGCTTCCCGCTGCTGCTCACCACCGGCCGGATCCTCAGCCACTACAATGTCGGCGCGCAGACCCGCCGCACGGCGAATGTGGCCTGGCACCCGGAAGATGTGCTGGAGATCCATCCCCACGATGCCGAACAGCGCGGCGTGCGCGACGGCGACTGGGTGCGGATCGACAGCCGCGCCGGTTCGACGACGCTGCGCACGCAGATCACCGACCGGGTGGCTCCGGGTGTGGTGTACACCACGTTCCATCACCCCGGCACGCAGGCCAACGTGGTGACCACCGACTTCTCCGATTGGGCGACCAATTGCCCGGAGTTCAAGGTCACCGCGGTGCAGATATCGCGCTCGAACGGTCCGTCCGAGTGGCAGGAGGACTATGACGCCTTTGCCCGCCAGAGCCGCCGTATTGCGGTTGCGGCGGAGTGA
- a CDS encoding formate dehydrogenase beta subunit: MSIRIYVPKDACAIACGADDVVAAIQAAALARREPVEIVRNGSRGMLWLEPMVEVVTPEGRIAYGPVEEADVEGLFEAGFLAGGAHALRIGKPEEHPFLAKQTRLTFARCGIIDPASYSDYVAMGGYKGLERALALGPAEIIEEVKKSGLRGRGGAGFPTAIKWKTVADAQGDRKYIVCNADEGDSGTFADRMIMEGDPFELIEGMTIAGIAVGATKGYVYTRSEYPHAIAAMEKAIEVARAHGMLGVNIAGSAYSFDMEVRMGAGAYVCGEETALLDSLEGKRGTVRAKPPLPAHKGLFQKPTVINNVLSLTAVPHILADGGEKYANFGMGRSRGTMPIQIAGNVRYGGLFETAFGIPLGELINDIGGGTASGKPVKAAQVGGPLGAYVPTWQFDLPFDYEAFAAKDALIGHGGIVVFDETADMPKMARFAMEFCSVESCGKCTPCRIGSTRGVELMDRIMAGERVEANLATLTDLCQTMKLGSLCALGGFTPYPVLSALNHFPEEFGAPPRLEAAE; encoded by the coding sequence GTGAGCATTCGGATCTATGTTCCCAAGGACGCCTGCGCGATCGCGTGTGGTGCCGATGATGTGGTTGCGGCGATCCAGGCTGCGGCGCTCGCGCGCCGTGAGCCCGTCGAGATCGTGCGCAATGGCTCGCGCGGCATGCTGTGGCTGGAGCCGATGGTCGAGGTGGTGACCCCAGAGGGTCGCATCGCCTATGGCCCGGTGGAAGAAGCCGATGTCGAGGGGCTGTTCGAGGCCGGTTTTCTGGCCGGCGGCGCGCATGCGCTGCGGATCGGCAAGCCCGAGGAGCATCCCTTCCTCGCGAAGCAGACGCGTCTGACCTTCGCGCGCTGCGGTATTATCGATCCGGCCTCCTACAGCGATTATGTCGCTATGGGCGGCTACAAGGGTCTTGAGCGCGCGCTGGCGCTCGGACCGGCCGAGATCATCGAGGAAGTGAAGAAATCCGGCCTTCGCGGACGCGGCGGCGCGGGCTTTCCGACCGCAATCAAGTGGAAGACGGTCGCGGACGCCCAGGGCGACCGCAAATACATCGTCTGCAATGCCGACGAAGGCGACAGCGGCACCTTCGCCGACCGCATGATCATGGAAGGCGACCCCTTCGAACTGATCGAGGGCATGACCATTGCCGGCATCGCGGTAGGCGCCACCAAGGGTTACGTCTACACGCGCTCGGAATATCCCCACGCCATCGCGGCGATGGAGAAGGCCATTGAAGTGGCGCGGGCGCACGGCATGCTCGGCGTCAATATTGCCGGTTCCGCGTACAGCTTCGACATGGAAGTGCGCATGGGCGCGGGCGCCTATGTCTGCGGTGAGGAAACCGCCCTTCTCGACAGTCTCGAAGGCAAGCGGGGCACGGTGCGCGCCAAGCCGCCGCTGCCTGCCCATAAGGGTCTGTTCCAGAAGCCGACCGTGATCAACAACGTGCTCTCGCTGACCGCTGTGCCGCACATCTTGGCTGATGGCGGCGAGAAGTATGCCAATTTCGGCATGGGCCGTTCGCGCGGCACCATGCCGATCCAGATCGCCGGCAATGTGAGATATGGCGGCCTGTTCGAGACCGCCTTCGGTATCCCGCTGGGCGAGCTCATCAACGATATCGGTGGCGGCACCGCGAGCGGCAAGCCGGTGAAGGCGGCGCAGGTCGGTGGTCCGCTTGGCGCTTATGTCCCGACCTGGCAGTTCGACCTGCCGTTCGACTATGAGGCATTCGCGGCCAAGGATGCGCTGATCGGGCATGGCGGCATCGTCGTGTTCGATGAGACCGCGGACATGCCGAAGATGGCGCGCTTCGCCATGGAGTTCTGCTCCGTGGAGAGCTGCGGCAAGTGCACACCGTGCCGCATCGGCTCGACGCGGGGCGTCGAATTGATGGACCGCATCATGGCCGGCGAGCGGGTCGAGGCCAATCTCGCGACGCTGACCGACCTCTGCCAGACGATGAAGCTTGGATCTCTTTGCGCCCTTGGCGGGTTTACCCCGTATCCGGTGCTGAGCGCTCTGAACCATTTCCCCGAGGAATTCGGCGCTCCGCCGCGCCTCGAAGCCGCCGAATGA
- a CDS encoding formate dehydrogenase subunit gamma, whose translation MPHYEPWSEERARTVIAEFAHLEGPLMPMLHAIQETFGHVPDAIVPMLAEHLNISRAEVHGVVTFYHDFRHEPAGRHVLKICRAEACQAAGGDALAEHAEHKLGCKLGETTADGRVTVEPIYCLGLCATAPSAMLDGKIVARLNERRLDTLIAEAQS comes from the coding sequence ATGCCGCATTACGAACCCTGGAGCGAAGAGCGCGCCCGCACCGTTATTGCGGAGTTTGCGCACCTCGAGGGGCCCCTCATGCCCATGCTCCACGCCATTCAGGAGACGTTCGGTCACGTGCCGGATGCCATCGTGCCGATGCTGGCCGAGCATCTGAACATTTCGCGCGCCGAGGTTCATGGCGTCGTGACGTTCTACCATGATTTCCGGCATGAGCCCGCGGGTCGCCACGTGCTCAAGATCTGCCGTGCCGAGGCCTGCCAGGCCGCCGGCGGCGACGCGCTGGCCGAGCATGCCGAACACAAGCTGGGCTGCAAGCTCGGCGAGACCACGGCGGACGGGCGGGTCACCGTCGAGCCGATCTATTGCCTGGGCCTGTGCGCCACGGCGCCCTCGGCCATGCTGGATGGCAAGATCGTGGCCCGGCTGAACGAGCGCCGCCTGGATACTCTTATCGCGGAGGCTCAGTCGTGA
- a CDS encoding YifB family Mg chelatase-like AAA ATPase, with translation MVQRVATVAFEGVETRPVDVQIQVSPGLPAFNLVGLADKAVTEAKERVRAALIASGLALPAKRITVNLAPADLPKEGSHYDLPIALGLMAAIGAIASDALDGYTVVGELALDGRIAPVAGVLPAAMGANARGNGLICPAACGPEAAWASPDMPVLAPLSLIQLVNHFAGRQLLSRPEPRLDPGNRTLPDLCEVKGQETAKRALEIAAAGRHNLLLCGPPGAGKSMMAQRLPSILPPLAPSELLEVSMIASVAGALQGGALTNRRPFRAPHHSASMAAMVGGGMRARPGEVSLAHSGVLFLDELPEFAPAVLDSLRQPLETGEAVIARANHRITYPARFQLIAAMNPCRCGRAGEPGYSCRRGPRCANDYQERLSGPFLDRIDLHLDVPAVSAVDLVRPEPAEPSAAVAARVIAARQAQRARFLALDRPDLFTNAEAGGPILETVASPDVAGTALLADAARLMRLSARGYHRVLRVARTLADLAGAESVGRPHIAEALAYRSAADRSAAAA, from the coding sequence ATGGTCCAGCGAGTGGCGACGGTGGCGTTCGAGGGGGTCGAGACGCGGCCGGTCGATGTTCAGATTCAGGTGAGCCCGGGCCTTCCCGCCTTCAATCTCGTCGGCCTAGCCGACAAAGCGGTCACGGAGGCCAAGGAGAGGGTGCGCGCCGCACTCATCGCCTCCGGCCTTGCGCTGCCGGCCAAGCGGATCACGGTCAATCTGGCTCCTGCCGACCTTCCCAAGGAAGGCAGCCATTATGATCTGCCGATCGCCCTTGGCCTGATGGCCGCAATCGGCGCGATCGCCTCCGATGCGCTCGACGGGTACACCGTGGTGGGCGAACTCGCGCTGGATGGGCGAATTGCGCCCGTCGCCGGCGTTCTACCCGCCGCAATGGGAGCCAATGCGCGCGGTAACGGTCTCATCTGCCCGGCGGCCTGCGGTCCGGAAGCCGCGTGGGCAAGCCCGGACATGCCGGTGCTGGCACCTCTGTCGCTGATCCAGCTGGTCAATCACTTCGCCGGGCGTCAGCTATTGTCCCGCCCCGAGCCGAGGCTCGACCCGGGCAACAGGACGCTCCCGGATCTGTGCGAGGTGAAGGGACAGGAAACGGCGAAGCGGGCGCTGGAGATCGCCGCCGCCGGCCGCCACAACCTGCTTCTCTGCGGCCCTCCGGGCGCCGGCAAGTCGATGATGGCCCAGCGCCTTCCGTCCATCCTGCCCCCGCTCGCCCCGTCCGAGCTTCTTGAAGTCTCGATGATCGCTTCGGTCGCCGGGGCGCTCCAGGGCGGCGCTCTTACCAATCGTCGCCCGTTCCGCGCGCCTCATCACTCGGCGAGCATGGCGGCAATGGTGGGCGGGGGCATGCGCGCGCGGCCCGGCGAGGTTTCGCTCGCCCATAGCGGCGTGCTCTTTCTGGACGAGCTTCCGGAATTCGCCCCGGCGGTGCTGGATTCGCTGCGCCAGCCGCTGGAGACCGGCGAGGCGGTCATCGCCCGGGCCAACCACCGCATCACCTATCCCGCGCGCTTCCAGCTCATCGCCGCGATGAACCCCTGTCGCTGCGGCCGGGCCGGCGAGCCGGGCTATAGCTGCCGGCGGGGACCACGCTGTGCGAACGACTATCAGGAGCGGCTCTCTGGGCCCTTCCTCGACCGGATCGACCTCCATCTCGACGTGCCGGCGGTCTCGGCCGTCGATCTGGTGCGGCCCGAACCCGCGGAGCCGAGTGCCGCCGTGGCGGCGCGGGTGATCGCGGCGCGGCAGGCCCAGCGCGCGCGTTTCCTGGCGCTGGACCGGCCCGATCTCTTCACCAATGCCGAGGCCGGCGGGCCGATCCTTGAGACGGTCGCTTCGCCCGATGTCGCCGGCACGGCCTTGTTGGCCGATGCGGCGCGCCTGATGCGGCTGTCCGCGCGCGGCTATCATCGCGTTCTCAGGGTGGCGCGCACGCTGGCCGACCTCGCCGGCGCCGAATCGGTCGGGCGCCCTCATATTGCCGAAGCGCTTGCCTATCGCTCCGCCGCTGACCGTTCCGCCGCCGCGGCCTGA
- a CDS encoding GNAT family N-acetyltransferase, with translation MPALRSYSGLRHRESRLDPGPVTLGRIGALEVRLATTAADVRRAQRLRYEVFYEEMSAIPAAAARLARRDFDHFDTICDHLLVLDHDDCRLVRGRRVPRVVGTYRLLRQEIAMRHGGFYTASEFDIAPLLARHPHRRFLELGRSCVLRPYRTKRTVELLWHGIWAYVRRHGVDVMFGCASLEGTDTAVLARPLAFLHHFAPAEAEWSAQALPGNAATLDLLEADTIDAKAALNELPPLIKGYLRLGAQIGRGAVVDRQFGTTDVLIVLPVERIHPRYLDHFGVNAERHAA, from the coding sequence ATGCCGGCGCTCCGCTCCTATTCCGGCTTGCGCCACCGCGAGAGCCGTCTCGATCCGGGTCCCGTCACGCTGGGCCGTATCGGCGCGCTCGAGGTGCGGCTCGCCACGACAGCGGCCGATGTGCGCCGGGCCCAGCGCCTGCGCTACGAAGTATTCTATGAAGAGATGTCGGCCATTCCCGCCGCCGCGGCGCGCCTTGCCCGTCGCGACTTCGACCACTTCGACACCATCTGTGATCACCTTCTCGTGCTCGATCACGATGATTGCCGCCTCGTGCGTGGTCGGCGGGTGCCGAGGGTCGTTGGCACCTACCGGCTGCTGCGCCAGGAAATCGCCATGCGCCATGGCGGCTTCTATACGGCCAGCGAGTTCGACATCGCGCCGCTCCTCGCCCGTCACCCGCACCGGCGTTTCCTGGAGCTTGGCCGCTCCTGCGTGCTGCGTCCCTACCGGACGAAGCGCACAGTCGAGCTACTCTGGCATGGCATCTGGGCCTATGTGCGCCGCCACGGCGTCGACGTGATGTTCGGCTGTGCGAGCCTTGAGGGCACGGATACCGCCGTCCTCGCGCGCCCGCTCGCCTTCCTGCACCACTTCGCGCCGGCGGAAGCTGAATGGTCCGCGCAGGCCCTGCCCGGCAACGCCGCCACCCTGGATCTCCTTGAGGCCGACACCATTGACGCCAAGGCGGCCCTCAACGAACTCCCCCCCCTCATCAAGGGTTATCTGCGCCTCGGCGCGCAGATCGGACGTGGCGCGGTCGTTGACCGGCAGTTCGGGACCACGGACGTGCTGATCGTGCTGCCGGTCGAACGCATCCATCCGCGCTATCTCGACCATTTCGGCGTCAACGCCGAGCGTCACGCGGCCTGA
- a CDS encoding Hsp20 family protein: MSRIPSLSSPFLLGFDEVERALDRVMKGSDGYPPYNVERVSIPDQPDRLRITLAVAGFTRDQLDVTLEEKELVIRGRQFDETDRIYLHRGIAARQFQRTFVLADGMRVMGADLKNGLLSVDLVRPEPERVVRRITIATDE; encoded by the coding sequence ATGTCGCGTATTCCCTCGTTGTCGAGCCCGTTTCTGCTTGGCTTTGACGAGGTCGAGCGGGCGCTCGACCGCGTCATGAAAGGTTCGGACGGCTACCCGCCCTACAATGTCGAGCGGGTGTCGATACCGGACCAGCCGGACAGGCTCCGCATCACTCTTGCCGTCGCCGGGTTCACCCGCGACCAGCTTGATGTGACGCTGGAGGAGAAGGAACTCGTCATCCGGGGCCGGCAATTCGACGAGACCGATCGTATCTATCTTCATCGCGGCATAGCGGCACGCCAGTTCCAGCGCACCTTTGTGCTGGCCGATGGCATGCGCGTGATGGGCGCGGATCTGAAGAACGGTCTCCTCTCGGTTGATCTGGTACGTCCTGAACCGGAACGCGTCGTCCGGCGTATCACCATAGCGACCGACGAATAG